The following proteins are co-located in the Rutidosis leptorrhynchoides isolate AG116_Rl617_1_P2 unplaced genomic scaffold, CSIRO_AGI_Rlap_v1 contig29, whole genome shotgun sequence genome:
- the LOC139882619 gene encoding disease resistance protein RUN1-like encodes MAAMARDDKTCVSSSRCTYHVFLSFRGADTRKNFTDHLYHALEREGVHTYRDDDEIVRGEAIKLELEKAITQSKVSVIVISENYASSSWCLDELVMILEKRRTAQHDVLPVFYQVDHSHVRWQMGSFAKAFAKLELENDKHKIEKWRAALKEVADLAGMDSNNRHEADFIHDIVREVQKKLERPMLNVPTYIAGRYFITEDINSWLNDGSKQAGIAIIYGIGGIGKTTIAKNVYNQNVERFDGGSFLADIRDAAKETSSLIRIQKQLLSDILKRPVEVQSVERGIQNIRDAVQCRKVLIILDDVDEHKQLEKIFGSQPQLCPGSKIIITTRYKNVLSTLRSHEVSEFEVEGLGAKDSMKLFSWHAFGKDQPTEDLLECSKQIVDHCGGLPLALEVLGASLSDKTSVDVWENMLKKLKAIPDRKVQDVLRVSYNSLSDDDVQSIFLDIPCFFVDKKYNDNMVEILDGCGHYSRIGIENLVDRCLLKIHEGRFSMHNLIRDMGRGIVRQESLHDLGKRSRIWNHKEAYALLKEKTGTETVKGITLDFSQLKAGQSGEVNSTKRVKGITLDFSWLKADQSEEENGNVDADAFTGLQNVKLLKLNYGNLIGNHKNFPKNLIWLCWHGFPMKCIPPDFFLEKVVSLDVSYSKIKRLWEGAMSLPSLKFLYASHCHQLVTIPNFTGTPCLKSLIMEDCTKLVTLDAFVGRLERLEVLNLKWYKNLKKLPRNINVLTSLQELHLSGCSSLVELPEALEKMDWLKEIDLSGFGSNQFSSTYSNIRSCLGSLKLLNLSYNPFCSIPADISNLTQLEELVLNKCTRLKIIQKLPSLLTRLQLIDCTSVEKIPNFIKQFEDLRHNFIGFQIFHSDLTNTVSLVEIEGRFKLDTIGHVDSHVIESLGLYRSECLEDIKVNLESFNSGTCIYNTPLKVMYEFNICNIFLPVKKVPNCYNIHKGNFIIVNLTKGMSWGYVPLYSSFTEDGNGATLWLSYWNIGDKHIDAGDEIEIRIDNVLEYNNVKLSGWKLRRLSLLVCTSLVEFVSHRRSSAHSGGAGDSQMATSPSSSWMAWPHDAPRFALDSSRFGLAGAWSYFSIFISV; translated from the exons ATGGCTGCCATGGCAAGGGACGATAAAACATGTGTATCATCGTCTCGATGTACTTACCATGTTTTCTTGAGTTTTCGAGGTGCAGATACGCGAAAGAACTTCACCGACCATCTTTACCATGCTTTGGAACGTGAAGGAGTTCATACTTACAGAGATGATGATGAAATTGTTAGAGGAGAAGCTATTAAGCTTGAACTTGAAAAGGCAATTACACAATCCAAAGTCTCCGTCATAGTTATATCGGAAAATTATGCATCTTCAAGTTGGTGTCTTGACGAACTTGTCATGATCTTGGAAAAGAGGAGAACCGCTCAGCATGATGTCTTACCAGTTTTCTACCAAGTCGATCACTCTCATGTTAGGTGGCAGATGGGGAGTTTTGCCAAAGCATTTGCTAAGCTTGAATTGGAGAATGACAAGCATAAGATTGAAAAGTGGAGGGCTGCTCTTAAGGAAGTTGCAGATCTTGCTGGGATGGATTCGAATAACAG GCATGAGGCTGACTTTATTCACGACATAGTGAGAGAGGTACAAAAGAAGTTAGAAAGGCCGATGTTGAATGTTCCAACCTACATTGCCGGAAGATATTTTATAACAGAAGACATTAACTCTTGGTTAAATGATGGGTCAAAACAAGCTGGCATTGCGATAATATATGGGATTGGTGGAATCGGGAAGACGACTATTGCCAAGAATGTGTACAATCAGAATGTGGAGAGATTTGATGGCGGTAGCTTTCTGGCAGATATTAGAGATGCAGCAAAGGAGACAAGTAGTTTGATTCGTATTCAAAAACAACTCCTTTCGGATATCTTAAAGAGACCAGTTGAAGTGCAAAGTGTAGAAAGAGGAATACAGAATATAAGAGATGCTGTACAATGTAGAAAAGTCCTTATCATTCTTGACGATGTTGATGAACATAAGCAGTTAGAGAAAATATTTGGAAGCCAACCACAGCTTTGCCCGGGCAGCAAGATTATCATCACAACTAGATATAAAAATGTGCTAAGTACTTTGAGGTCTCATGAAGTCTCCGAATTTGAAGTGGAAGGATTAGGCGCTAAAGATTCGATGAAACTATTTAGTTGGCATGCATTTGGGAAAGACCAACCTACTGAGGATTTATTGGAGTGCTCAAAACAAATCGTCGACCATTGTGGAGGACTTCCATTAGCTCTTGAAGTTTTGGGGGCTTCCTTGTCTGATAAAACAAGTGTAGATGTATGGGAGAATAtgttaaaaaaattaaaagcaaTTCCTGATAGGAAAGTTCAGGATGTTCTCAGAGTAAGCTATAATTCTCTGTCAGATGATGATGTCCAAAGTATATTCCTGGACATTCCGTGTTTTTTTGTTGACAAGAAGTACAATGACAACATGGTTGAGATTCTCGATGGTTGTGGTCACTACTCGAGAATAGGAATTGAAAATTTAGTTGATAGGTGTCTGTTGAAAATTCATGAAGGCCGGTTTTCTATGCATAACCTAATTAGAGATATGGGGAGAGGAATTGTTCGTCAGGAATCACTTCATGACCTTGGAAAACGTAGCAGGATATGGAATCACAAGGAAGCATATGCTTTACTGAAAGAAAAAACA GGCACTGAAACAGTGAAAGGTATCACTCTTGACTTTTCCCAGTTGAAGGCAGGTCAATCCGGAGAAGTAAAT AGCACTAAAAGAGTGAAAGGTATCACTCTTGACTTTTCTTGGTTGAAGGCAGATCAATCTGAAGAAGAAAAT GGAAATGTAGACGCTGATGCATTCACAGGGCTTCAAAACGTAAAGCTGCTTAAGCTGAATTATGGCAATCTTATTGGGAATCACAAAAACTTCCCCAAGAATCTGATATGGCTTTGTTGGCATGGGTTTCCAATGAAATGCATACCCCCAGATTTTTTTTTGGAGAAGGTGGTTTCTCTTGATGTATCTTACAGCAAAATCAAACGTCTTTGGGAAGGAGCAATG AGCCTTCCATCTTTGAAGTTTCTTTATGCAAGCCATTGCCATCAACTCGTTACGATCCCAAACTTTACCGGTACGCCTTGTCTTAAGAGTTTGATAATGGAAGATTGTACAAAATTGGTGACGCTCGATGCATTCGTTGGACGTTTAGAAAGGCTAGAGGTTTTAAATCTCAAATGGTACAAAAACCTGAAGAAGCTTCCAAGGAATATCAATGTGTTAACATCTCTTCAAGAACTTCATTTATCGGGTTGTTCATCTCTTGTTGAGTTACCTGAGGCTTTGGAGAAAATGGATTGGTTAAAAGAGATAGATCTAAGTGGATTTGGCTCAAATCAATTTTCCTCTACTTATTCAAATATCAGATCTTG CCTCGGTAGTTTAAAACTCTTGAATTTATCTTATAACCCATTTTGCAGTATTCCCGCTGATATAAGTAACCTTACCCAGCTCGAGGAACTTGTTTTAAATAAGTGCACAAGGCTCAAAATTATTCAGAAGCTTCCAAGTCTTTTGACAAGACTTCAGTTGATCGATTGTACATCTGTGGAAAAAATCCCAAATTTCATAAAGCAGTTTGAAGATCTCCGTCACAATTTCATTGGTTTCCAAATCTTTCATAGTGATTTAACCAACACAGTTTCATTGGTGGAGATTGAAGGCAGGTTTAAGTTAGACACAATTGGACATGTAGATTCACACGTTATAGAAAGTTTGGGACTGTACAGATCAGAATGTTTGGAAGACATCAAGGTCAATCTAGAAAGTTTTAACAGTGGTACATGTATCTACAACACTCCACTCAAG GTAATGTATGAATTTAACATATGTAACATTTTCCTCCCAGTAAAGAAGGTTCCAAACTGTTACAACATCCATAAGGGGAATTTCAT AATAGTCAATTTGACAAAGGGAATGAGTTGGGGTTATGTGCCTTTGTATAGTAGCTTTACAGAAGATGGGAATGGCGCTACATTATGGTTAAGTTACTGGAACATTGGGGATAAACATATTGATGCCGGAGACGAAATCGAAATCCGAATAGATAACGTTTTGGAGTATAACAATGTCAAATTAAGCGGGTGGAAGTTG